The following are from one region of the Nitrospirota bacterium genome:
- the leuD gene encoding 3-isopropylmalate dehydratase small subunit, whose protein sequence is MILKGKAWKFGDDINTDDIIPARYLNTIEPLELAAHCMEDVVPEFVKKVNKGDIIVAGKNFGCGSSREHAPIAIKAAGVSCVIARSFARIFYRNAFNMGLPIFESEEASNNINEGDVVEVNADSGIIINLTKDKQYNAKPVPPFMQELIMAGGLMEWVGRKLKVES, encoded by the coding sequence ATGATTTTAAAAGGCAAGGCATGGAAGTTCGGTGATGATATAAATACCGATGATATTATACCTGCAAGGTATCTCAATACAATCGAGCCTCTGGAACTTGCAGCCCACTGTATGGAGGATGTTGTTCCTGAATTTGTAAAGAAAGTGAATAAAGGTGATATTATCGTCGCTGGGAAAAACTTCGGCTGCGGTTCCTCAAGGGAGCATGCACCTATTGCGATAAAGGCTGCAGGTGTTTCATGTGTTATTGCGAGGTCATTTGCAAGGATATTTTACAGGAATGCTTTTAATATGGGGCTACCAATATTCGAGTCAGAAGAGGCATCTAATAATATAAACGAAGGCGATGTAGTTGAAGTCAATGCAGACAGCGGAATTATCATTAATCTTACAAAAGATAAGCAGTACAACGCAAAACCTGTTCCTCCCTTTATGCAGGAGTTGATAATGGCAGGAGGGTTGATGGAATGGGTGGGACGGAAGTTGAAAGTTGAGAGTTAA